The Equus caballus isolate H_3958 breed thoroughbred chromosome 13, TB-T2T, whole genome shotgun sequence genome includes a window with the following:
- the WDR90 gene encoding WD repeat-containing protein 90 isoform X12 — MARAWQHPFLSVFRHFKVDEWKRSAKEGDVATVMDKTLKCTVYRVRGSVSASNYIQLPRTGTQSLGLTGRYLYVLFRPLPPRHFVIHLDVFTEDSQVIRVSFSSLFKEFKSTATWLQFPFICEAGTPRKDAAGVPPTGARWTCLQLDLHDLLLVYLNRRYGHLKSIRLCASLLVRNLYTSDLCFDPAVTAPEARRAKLPVTPMPREMAFPVPKGQSWHDRYVHIRFPSDSSKGVSTLGQKNGSLPEAGLSALCSTGSAALSSTAAFLGHVPRLLPHSAPFNKPTQSCRVPSAPRPLPEISMSCERLEVSSVGGPSGRGQEPSAWAEATDKCVNSTNVHVSAHELAVVPVAPEDVAPHEPPCREQSGQQAALGKNRFQQRSFLPDPILRLKGVIGFGGHSTRWALWTKDGAAVVYPCHAVIVMLHVDTRQQRFFLGHTDKVSALALDGSNSLLASAQARAPSMLRLWDFQTGACLSLFRSPVHVVCSLSFSDSGALLCGTGKDRHGRTVVVAWDTAQVGRGGEAVLLTKVHTDADIQAFKVAFFDETRMASCGRGGVRLWRLRRGGLRSCAVDLGEHHALEFTDLAFGQDLDSCTLYVCGRSGHILEIDHQHMAVRRARRLLPTQTPSGPLPKRQTFSSGPGIAISSLSVSQVTCAVGSEDGYLRLWPLDFSSVLLEAEHEGPISSVCVSPDGLRVLSTTSSGHLGFLDVPSREYSVLMRSHTALVLALATKCRQEHLATVSQDHTVRVWDLVTLQQLYDFTSPKEAPRAVAFHPTQPTFFCGFSGGAVCSFSLEATEVLVEHRCHRGAVTGLATSPDGSFLFSSCSRGSLAQYDCAATQCRVLRVAANVVCQDAHMSPNALVVSGDSRLLAFVGPSKYTVTIMDTASLDELLRVDISALDGTSSRLDSAVAVCFGPAPPGHLLVSTSSNTVVVLDTTSGRMVRELSGVHPTACPSLALSRDGRFLLTAADRAIKVWDYLMQANLGCQVYIGHSEPVQAVAFSPNQQQLLSVGDAIFLWDILAPNERLPPGSVRGSPGAPPACEAGPGMRQLEDTVSGADGLPRWQVPVPSQASPPRLGPCAGLPEGGDDDEGPSEESHGPKGLRQASGSALLVKEADRVVDAACGAAGDSWGLSMPPHPCGQPSAQSPRRARAQPAAHPDSCEPFMSQGKASSLAKSVSSPPASSERLHLKAVVGYSGNGRANVVWRPDTGFFAYTCGRLVVVEDLHSGAQQHWLGHPEEISTLALSHDAQVLASASGHSSTASCGQIRLWEVPGGSCRQLISHRDPTVRALAFSPDDRLLITLGYDGDCTLALWSMSTYELLSSTRLPEPVHGVAFNPWHAGELACVGQGAITLWLLQQRGADVSLQVHRERIPEEVRAGKLTSLCYGAMPLLYCGSDTGQVCVWDTRACRCFLAWEADNSEIGVLLCSGVRLVSGSDSGRLRLWAVEAMLELRRKGSGARSSSVFMERELTLDGAIVSAVFHDSMDMGVAGSVAGTLWYINWAEGTSTHLISGHRSKVNEVAFSPSESHCATCSDDGSVRVWSLASMELVIQFQVLNQSCLCLAWSPPSCGRPEQQQVAAGYSDGTLRVFSISRTAMELKMRPHLAALTAIAFSADGQTILSGDKDGLVAVSRLCTGMTLRVLSDQRGAPISTIQSTSKEDGDFGVEGTDLWLAASGDQRVSIWASDWPQGHCELMDWLSFPAPALMEAPGCPVPSLAAFCPWDGALLVCAGLGVHREVIFYSLRHKQVVEKIPLPFFAVSLSLSPGARLMAIGFAECVLRLVDCTSGAVQDFAGHNDSVRLCRFTPAGRLLFTAAHREILVWEVTGC, encoded by the exons GACAGCCAGGTCATCCGCGTGTCCTTCTCCAGCCTCTTCAAGGAGTTCAAGTCCACGGCCACGTGGCTTCAGTTCCCTTTCATCTGTGAGGCCGGAACACCCAGGAAAG ACGCGGCGGGTGTGCCCCCCACTGGCGCCCGCTGGACCTGCCTGCAGCTCGACCTGCACGACCTTCTCCTGGTCTACCTGAACCGGCGCTATGGCCACCTCAAGAGCATCAGGCTGTGTGCCAGCCTACTCGTCAGGAACCTCTACACCAGCGACCTGTGCTTCGACCCCG CTGTCACGGCCCCCGAGGCCCGGCGGGCAAAGCTGCCTGTCACCCCCATGCCACGAGAAATGGCATTCCCAGTGCCgaaggggcagagctggcacGACCGCTATGTCCACATCCG GTTTCCAAGCGACAGCTCCAAAGGAGTCTCCACGCTGGGTCAGAAGAACGGTTCCCTTCCTGAGGCAG GCCTCTCTGCACTCTGCTCCACGGGTTCTGCAGCTCTCAGCTCCACGGCGGCCTTCCTGGGGCACGTGCCACGGCTTCTCCCTCACTCAGCACCCTTCAACAAGCCCACACAG TCCTGCCGAGTCCCCTCGGCACCCAGGCCCCTCCCAGAGATCAGCATGTCCTGTGAGCGCTTGGAGGTCTCCAGTGTGGGTGGCCCTAGTGGCCGTGGCCAAGAGCCCTCGGCCTGGGCAGAGGCCACTGACAAATGTGTGAACAGCACCAACGTTCATGTGTCTGCCCATGAGTTGGCTGTGGTGCCTGTGGCCCCGGAGGATGTGGCCCCGCATGAG cctccctgcagAGAGCAGAGCGGGCAGCAGGCAGCTTTGGGCAAGAACCGCTTTCAACAAAGA AGTTTCCTCCCAGACCCCATCCTGAGGCTCAAGGGGGTCATCGGCTTCGGGGGCCACAGCACCAGATGG GCTCTGTGGACCAAGGATGGGGCTGCCGTCGTGTACCCCTGCCACGCGGTCATCGTCATGCTGCACGTTGACACCCGGCAGCAGCGCTTCTTCCTTGGCCACACGGACAAG GTCTCTGCCCTGGCGCTGGACGGGAGCAACTCACTGCTGGCCTCAGCCCAAGCACGGGCCCCCAGCATGCTGCGCCTCTGGGACTTCCAGACCGGGGCCTGCCTGTCTCTCTTCCGGAGCCCGGTCCATGTTGTCTGCTCCCTCAG CTTCTCTGACAGCGGGGCGCTGCTCTGTGGCACTGGCAAGGACCGCCACGGGAGGACG GTGGTGGTGGCCTGGGACACGGCCCAGGTGGGGCGAGGTGGCGAGGCAGTCCTTCTCACGAAGGTGCACACTGACGCTGACATCCAGGCATTCAAGGTCGCCTTTTTTGATGAAACCAG GATGGCATCGTGTGGGCGGGGTGGCGTGCGACTGTGGCGGCTGCGACGTGGGGGGCTGCGCTCCTGTGCCGTGGACCTAGGGGAGCACCACGCACTGGAGTTCACTGACCTGGCTTTTGGGCAGGACCTGGACAGCTGCACACT CTATGTGTGCGGCCGCAGTGGCCACATCCTGGAGATCGACCACCAGCACATGGCTGTGCGACGTGCTCGCCGCCTCCTACCCACACAGACTCCCAGCGGCCCCCTCCCAAAGAGGCAGACCTTCAGCTCGG GCCCCGGCATCGCCATCAGCAGCCTCAGTGTCTCCCAGGTCACGTGCGCCGTGGGCTCAGAGGATGGCTACCTGCGCCTCTGGCCCTTGGACTTCTCCTCCGTGCTcctggaggcag AGCACGAGGGCCCCATCAGCTCGGTCTGCGTCAGCCCCGATGGCCTGCGTGTGCTGTCCACCACCTCCTCGGGCCACCTGGGCTTCCTGGACGTCCCATCCCGGGAGTACAGCGTGCTGATGCGCTCCCACACTGCCCTGGTGCTGGCCCTCGCCACCAAGTGCAGGCAGGAGCACCTGGCCACTGTGTCCCAGGACCACACTGTCCGGGTCTGGGACCTGGTGACCCTGCAGCAG CTGTACGACTTCACGTCACCCAAGGAGGCCCCACGTGCCGTCGCCTTCCACCCCACACAGCCAACCTTCTTCTGCGGCTTCAGTGGCGGGGCCGTCTGCTCCTTCAGCTTGGAGGCCACTGAGGTCCTGGTGGAGCACAG GTGTCACCGAGGAGCTGTCACCGGCCTGGCCACCAGCCCCGACGGCAGCTTCCTGTTCAGCTCCTGCTCTCGGGGCTCCCTGGCCCAGTACGACTGTGCTGCCACCCAGTGCCGCGTTCTGCGTGTGGCAG CTAATGTGGTGTGCCAGGACGCCCACATGAGCCCTAATGCCCTGGTGGTCAGTGGGGACAGTCGCCTGCTGGCTTTTGTGGGTCCCTCCAAGTACACGGTGACCATCATGGACACAGCCTCACTGGACGAG CTTCTGCGGGTTGACATCAGCGCCCTGGACGGGACCAGCAGCCGCCTGGACTCGGCTGTGGCTGTCTGCTTCGGCCCCGCACCTCCTGGCCACCTGCTGGTGTCCACGTCGTCCAACACAGTTGTGGTGCTGGACACCACGTCAGGCCGCATGGTCCGGGAG CTGTCTGGTGTCCACCCCACGGCCTGCCCTTCCCTGGCTCTCAGCAGGGATGGCCGCTTCCTGCTCACGGCTGCTGACCGGGCCATCAAGGTGTGGGACTACTTGATGCAGGCTAACCTCGGCTGCCAG GTGTACATCGGCCATTCAGAGCCAGTGCAGGCTGTGGCCTTCAGCCCCAACCAGCAGCAGCTCCTCAGCGTGGGGGACGCCATCTTCCTCTGGGACATCCTGGCCCCCAACGAGAGGTTGCCCCCAGGGAG TGTCCGAGGCTCGCCCGGGGCGCCCCCGGCCTGTGAGGCTG GCCCAGGTATGAGGCAACTGGAGGACACAGTGTCTGGGGCCGATGGGCTCCCCCGGTGGCAGGTGCCCGTGCCATCCCAGGCATCCCCGCCCCGGCTGGGCCCCTGTGCTGGGCTCCCTGAGGGCGGTGACG ATGATGAAGGACCCTCTGAGGAGAGCCACGGCCCCAAGGGGCTCCGCCAGGCCTCAGGCTCAGCTCTGCTGGTGAAGGAGGCTGACAGGGTTGTGGATGCTGCCTGTGGGGCTGCAGGGGACTCCTGGGGCCTCAGCATGCCCCCCCACCCCTGTGGCCAGCCTA gtgcccagagccccaggagagcCAGGGCCCAGCCCGCTGCCCACCCGGACTCCTGTGAGCCCTTCATGTCACAGGGCAAGGCCTCCTCACTGGCCAAG AGCgtctcctcccctcctgccagcAGTGAGCGGCTGCACCTGAAGGCTGTCGTGGGCTACAGTGGAAATGGGCGGGCCAATGTGGTCTGGAGGCCGGACACAG gcttCTTCGCGTACACATGCGGCCGCCTAGTGGTGGTGGAGGACCTGCACTCTGGTGCCCAGCAGCACTGGCTCGGCCACCCTGAGGAGATCTCCACGCTGGCCCTCAGCCACGACGCCCAG GTCCTGGCCTCTGCCTCAGGCCACAGCAGCACGGCCTCCTGCGGCCAGATCCGCCTCTGGGAGGTGCCCGGGGGCTCCTGCCGGCAGCTCATTTCTCACCGCGACCCCACCGTGCGAGCCCTGGCTTTCTCGCCGGATGACAGGCTCCTCATCACGCTGG GGTACGATGGCGACTGCACCCTGGCCCTGTGGAGCATGTCTACTTACGAGCTCTTGTCCTCCACCCGCCTCCCGGAGCCGGTGCATGGCGTGGCCTTCAACCCATGGCATGCCGGAGAGCTCGCCTGCGTGGGCCAGGGTGCCATCACCTTGTGGCTCCTGCAGCAGCGTGGGGCCGACGTCAGCCTCCAG GTGCACCGAGAGCGCATCCCTGAGGAGGTGAGGGCGGGCAAGCTGACCTCGCTGTGCTACGGGGCCATGCCCCTGCTCTACTGTGGCTCCGACACAGGCCAGGTCTGCGTCTGGGACACGCGTGCCTGCCGCTGCTTCCTGGCCTGGGAGGCAGACAACAGTGAGATTG gagTGCTGCTGTGCTCGGGCGTGCGGCTGGTCAGCGGGAGTGACAGTGGGCGGCTGCGTCTGTGGGCCGTGGAGGCCATGCTGGAGCTGAGGCGCAAGGGCTCGGGCGCCAG GTCCAGCTCTGTGTTCATGGAGCGCGAACTGACTCTGGACGGGGCCATCGTCAGCGCCGTCTTCCATGACAGCATGGACATGGGCGTGGCGGGCAGCGTGGCAGGCACGCTGTGGTACATCAATTGGGCCGAAGGTACCAGCACCCACCTCATCAGCGGCCACAGGAGCAAG GTGAATGAGGTGGCCTTCAGCCCCAGTGAGTCCCACTGTGCCACGTGCAGTGACGACGGGAGCGTGAGGGTGTGGTCCTTGGCCAGCATGGAGCTGGTCATCCAGTTCCAGGTTCTCAACCAG AGCTGCCTCTGCCTGGCTTGGAGCCCCCCGTCCTGTGGACGCCCAGAGCAGCAACAGGTGGCAGCCGGCTACAGTGATGGCACGCTGCGTGTCTTCAGCATCTCCCGAACCGCGATGGAGCTCAAGATGCGTCCCCATCTGGCTGCGCTGACAGCTATAGCCTTCTCTGCTGACG GTCAGACCATCCTCTCTGGAGACAAGGATGGGCTTGTGGCCGTGAGCCGCCTGTGCACGGGGATGACCTTACGTGTGCTGAGTGACCAGCGGGGTGCCCCAATCTCCACCATCCAGAGCACGAGCAAGGAG GATGGAGACTTTGGGGTGGAGGGCACGGACCTGTGGCTGGCTGCCAGCGGGGACCAGCGGGTCAGCATCTGGGCCTCTGACTGGCCGCAGGGCCACTGTGAGCTCATGGACTGGCTGAGTTTCCCGGCACCCGCCCTCATGGAG GCTCCAGGCTGCCCAGTGCCCTCCCTCGCTGCCTTCTGCCCCTGGGATGGGGCGCTGCTGGTGTGCGCGGGCCTTGGCGTGCACCGGGAGGTGATCTTCTACAGCCTCCGCCACAAGCAG GTGGTGGAGAAGATCCCATTGCCTTTCTTTGCTGTGTCCCTGAGCCTGTCCCCTGGGGCCCGCCTCATGGCCATTGGCTTTGCTG AGTGTGTGCTGAGGCTGGTGGACTGCACCTCGGGGGCCGTGCAGGACTTCGCTGGCCACAACGACTCAGTGCGGCTGTGCAGGTTCACCCCGGCCGGCCGGCTGCTCTTCACGGCGGCCCACAGGGAGATCTTGGTGTGGGAGGTCACGGGGTGCTGA
- the WDR90 gene encoding WD repeat-containing protein 90 isoform X14, whose translation MATSRASGCVPAYSSGTSTPATCASTPLSRPPRPGGQSCLSPPCHEKWHSQCRRGRAGTTAMSTSGFQATAPKESPRWVRRTVPFLRQSCRVPSAPRPLPEISMSCERLEVSSVGGPSGRGQEPSAWAEATDKCVNSTNVHVSAHELAVVPVAPEDVAPHEPPCREQSGQQAALGKNRFQQRSFLPDPILRLKGVIGFGGHSTRWVRRPMRLLACALWTKDGAAVVYPCHAVIVMLHVDTRQQRFFLGHTDKVSALALDGSNSLLASAQARAPSMLRLWDFQTGACLSLFRSPVHVVCSLSFSDSGALLCGTGKDRHGRTVVVAWDTAQVGRGGEAVLLTKVHTDADIQAFKVAFFDETRMASCGRGGVRLWRLRRGGLRSCAVDLGEHHALEFTDLAFGQDLDSCTLYVCGRSGHILEIDHQHMAVRRARRLLPTQTPSGPLPKRQTFSSGPGIAISSLSVSQVTCAVGSEDGYLRLWPLDFSSVLLEAEHEGPISSVCVSPDGLRVLSTTSSGHLGFLDVPSREYSVLMRSHTALVLALATKCRQEHLATVSQDHTVRVWDLVTLQQLYDFTSPKEAPRAVAFHPTQPTFFCGFSGGAVCSFSLEATEVLVEHRCHRGAVTGLATSPDGSFLFSSCSRGSLAQYDCAATQCRVLRVAANVVCQDAHMSPNALVVSGDSRLLAFVGPSKYTVTIMDTASLDELLRVDISALDGTSSRLDSAVAVCFGPAPPGHLLVSTSSNTVVVLDTTSGRMVRELSGVHPTACPSLALSRDGRFLLTAADRAIKVWDYLMQANLGCQVYIGHSEPVQAVAFSPNQQQLLSVGDAIFLWDILAPNERLPPGSVRGSPGAPPACEAGPGMRQLEDTVSGADGLPRWQVPVPSQASPPRLGPCAGLPEGGDGAFSVSDDEGPSEESHGPKGLRQASGSALLVKEADRVVDAACGAAGDSWGLSMPPHPCGQPSAQSPRRARAQPAAHPDSCEPFMSQGKASSLAKVGQSVSSPPASSERLHLKAVVGYSGNGRANVVWRPDTGFFAYTCGRLVVVEDLHSGAQQHWLGHPEEISTLALSHDAQVLASASGHSSTASCGQIRLWEVPGGSCRQLISHRDPTVRALAFSPDDRLLITLGYDGDCTLALWSMSTYELLSSTRLPEPVHGVAFNPWHAGELACVGQGAITLWLLQQRGADVSLQVHRERIPEEVRAGKLTSLCYGAMPLLYCGSDTGQVCVWDTRACRCFLAWEADNSEIGVLLCSGVRLVSGSDSGRLRLWAVEAMLELRRKGSGARSSSVFMERELTLDGAIVSAVFHDSMDMGVAGSVAGTLWYINWAEGTSTHLISGHRSKVNEVAFSPSESHCATCSDDGSVRVWSLASMELVIQFQVLNQSCLCLAWSPPSCGRPEQQQVAAGYSDGTLRVFSISRTAMELKMRPHLAALTAIAFSADGQTILSGDKDGLVAVSRLCTGMTLRVLSDQRGAPISTIQSTSKEDGDFGVEGTDLWLAASGDQRVSIWASDWPQGHCELMDWLSFPAPALMEAPGCPVPSLAAFCPWDGALLVCAGLGVHREVIFYSLRHKQVVEKIPLPFFAVSLSLSPGARLMAIGFAECVLRLVDCTSGAVQDFAGHNDSVRLCRFTPAGRLLFTAAHREILVWEVTGC comes from the exons ATGGCCACCTCAAGAGCATCAGGCTGTGTGCCAGCCTACTCGTCAGGAACCTCTACACCAGCGACCTGTGCTTCGACCCCG CTGTCACGGCCCCCGAGGCCCGGCGGGCAAAGCTGCCTGTCACCCCCATGCCACGAGAAATGGCATTCCCAGTGCCgaaggggcagagctggcacGACCGCTATGTCCACATCCG GTTTCCAAGCGACAGCTCCAAAGGAGTCTCCACGCTGGGTCAGAAGAACGGTTCCCTTCCTGAGGCAG TCCTGCCGAGTCCCCTCGGCACCCAGGCCCCTCCCAGAGATCAGCATGTCCTGTGAGCGCTTGGAGGTCTCCAGTGTGGGTGGCCCTAGTGGCCGTGGCCAAGAGCCCTCGGCCTGGGCAGAGGCCACTGACAAATGTGTGAACAGCACCAACGTTCATGTGTCTGCCCATGAGTTGGCTGTGGTGCCTGTGGCCCCGGAGGATGTGGCCCCGCATGAG cctccctgcagAGAGCAGAGCGGGCAGCAGGCAGCTTTGGGCAAGAACCGCTTTCAACAAAGA AGTTTCCTCCCAGACCCCATCCTGAGGCTCAAGGGGGTCATCGGCTTCGGGGGCCACAGCACCAGATGGGTGAGGCGTCCCATGCGCTTGTTGGCTTGT GCTCTGTGGACCAAGGATGGGGCTGCCGTCGTGTACCCCTGCCACGCGGTCATCGTCATGCTGCACGTTGACACCCGGCAGCAGCGCTTCTTCCTTGGCCACACGGACAAG GTCTCTGCCCTGGCGCTGGACGGGAGCAACTCACTGCTGGCCTCAGCCCAAGCACGGGCCCCCAGCATGCTGCGCCTCTGGGACTTCCAGACCGGGGCCTGCCTGTCTCTCTTCCGGAGCCCGGTCCATGTTGTCTGCTCCCTCAG CTTCTCTGACAGCGGGGCGCTGCTCTGTGGCACTGGCAAGGACCGCCACGGGAGGACG GTGGTGGTGGCCTGGGACACGGCCCAGGTGGGGCGAGGTGGCGAGGCAGTCCTTCTCACGAAGGTGCACACTGACGCTGACATCCAGGCATTCAAGGTCGCCTTTTTTGATGAAACCAG GATGGCATCGTGTGGGCGGGGTGGCGTGCGACTGTGGCGGCTGCGACGTGGGGGGCTGCGCTCCTGTGCCGTGGACCTAGGGGAGCACCACGCACTGGAGTTCACTGACCTGGCTTTTGGGCAGGACCTGGACAGCTGCACACT CTATGTGTGCGGCCGCAGTGGCCACATCCTGGAGATCGACCACCAGCACATGGCTGTGCGACGTGCTCGCCGCCTCCTACCCACACAGACTCCCAGCGGCCCCCTCCCAAAGAGGCAGACCTTCAGCTCGG GCCCCGGCATCGCCATCAGCAGCCTCAGTGTCTCCCAGGTCACGTGCGCCGTGGGCTCAGAGGATGGCTACCTGCGCCTCTGGCCCTTGGACTTCTCCTCCGTGCTcctggaggcag AGCACGAGGGCCCCATCAGCTCGGTCTGCGTCAGCCCCGATGGCCTGCGTGTGCTGTCCACCACCTCCTCGGGCCACCTGGGCTTCCTGGACGTCCCATCCCGGGAGTACAGCGTGCTGATGCGCTCCCACACTGCCCTGGTGCTGGCCCTCGCCACCAAGTGCAGGCAGGAGCACCTGGCCACTGTGTCCCAGGACCACACTGTCCGGGTCTGGGACCTGGTGACCCTGCAGCAG CTGTACGACTTCACGTCACCCAAGGAGGCCCCACGTGCCGTCGCCTTCCACCCCACACAGCCAACCTTCTTCTGCGGCTTCAGTGGCGGGGCCGTCTGCTCCTTCAGCTTGGAGGCCACTGAGGTCCTGGTGGAGCACAG GTGTCACCGAGGAGCTGTCACCGGCCTGGCCACCAGCCCCGACGGCAGCTTCCTGTTCAGCTCCTGCTCTCGGGGCTCCCTGGCCCAGTACGACTGTGCTGCCACCCAGTGCCGCGTTCTGCGTGTGGCAG CTAATGTGGTGTGCCAGGACGCCCACATGAGCCCTAATGCCCTGGTGGTCAGTGGGGACAGTCGCCTGCTGGCTTTTGTGGGTCCCTCCAAGTACACGGTGACCATCATGGACACAGCCTCACTGGACGAG CTTCTGCGGGTTGACATCAGCGCCCTGGACGGGACCAGCAGCCGCCTGGACTCGGCTGTGGCTGTCTGCTTCGGCCCCGCACCTCCTGGCCACCTGCTGGTGTCCACGTCGTCCAACACAGTTGTGGTGCTGGACACCACGTCAGGCCGCATGGTCCGGGAG CTGTCTGGTGTCCACCCCACGGCCTGCCCTTCCCTGGCTCTCAGCAGGGATGGCCGCTTCCTGCTCACGGCTGCTGACCGGGCCATCAAGGTGTGGGACTACTTGATGCAGGCTAACCTCGGCTGCCAG GTGTACATCGGCCATTCAGAGCCAGTGCAGGCTGTGGCCTTCAGCCCCAACCAGCAGCAGCTCCTCAGCGTGGGGGACGCCATCTTCCTCTGGGACATCCTGGCCCCCAACGAGAGGTTGCCCCCAGGGAG TGTCCGAGGCTCGCCCGGGGCGCCCCCGGCCTGTGAGGCTG GCCCAGGTATGAGGCAACTGGAGGACACAGTGTCTGGGGCCGATGGGCTCCCCCGGTGGCAGGTGCCCGTGCCATCCCAGGCATCCCCGCCCCGGCTGGGCCCCTGTGCTGGGCTCCCTGAGGGCGGTGACG gcgCTTTCTCTGTGTCAGATGATGAAGGACCCTCTGAGGAGAGCCACGGCCCCAAGGGGCTCCGCCAGGCCTCAGGCTCAGCTCTGCTGGTGAAGGAGGCTGACAGGGTTGTGGATGCTGCCTGTGGGGCTGCAGGGGACTCCTGGGGCCTCAGCATGCCCCCCCACCCCTGTGGCCAGCCTA gtgcccagagccccaggagagcCAGGGCCCAGCCCGCTGCCCACCCGGACTCCTGTGAGCCCTTCATGTCACAGGGCAAGGCCTCCTCACTGGCCAAGGTCGGCCAG AGCgtctcctcccctcctgccagcAGTGAGCGGCTGCACCTGAAGGCTGTCGTGGGCTACAGTGGAAATGGGCGGGCCAATGTGGTCTGGAGGCCGGACACAG gcttCTTCGCGTACACATGCGGCCGCCTAGTGGTGGTGGAGGACCTGCACTCTGGTGCCCAGCAGCACTGGCTCGGCCACCCTGAGGAGATCTCCACGCTGGCCCTCAGCCACGACGCCCAG GTCCTGGCCTCTGCCTCAGGCCACAGCAGCACGGCCTCCTGCGGCCAGATCCGCCTCTGGGAGGTGCCCGGGGGCTCCTGCCGGCAGCTCATTTCTCACCGCGACCCCACCGTGCGAGCCCTGGCTTTCTCGCCGGATGACAGGCTCCTCATCACGCTGG GGTACGATGGCGACTGCACCCTGGCCCTGTGGAGCATGTCTACTTACGAGCTCTTGTCCTCCACCCGCCTCCCGGAGCCGGTGCATGGCGTGGCCTTCAACCCATGGCATGCCGGAGAGCTCGCCTGCGTGGGCCAGGGTGCCATCACCTTGTGGCTCCTGCAGCAGCGTGGGGCCGACGTCAGCCTCCAG GTGCACCGAGAGCGCATCCCTGAGGAGGTGAGGGCGGGCAAGCTGACCTCGCTGTGCTACGGGGCCATGCCCCTGCTCTACTGTGGCTCCGACACAGGCCAGGTCTGCGTCTGGGACACGCGTGCCTGCCGCTGCTTCCTGGCCTGGGAGGCAGACAACAGTGAGATTG gagTGCTGCTGTGCTCGGGCGTGCGGCTGGTCAGCGGGAGTGACAGTGGGCGGCTGCGTCTGTGGGCCGTGGAGGCCATGCTGGAGCTGAGGCGCAAGGGCTCGGGCGCCAG GTCCAGCTCTGTGTTCATGGAGCGCGAACTGACTCTGGACGGGGCCATCGTCAGCGCCGTCTTCCATGACAGCATGGACATGGGCGTGGCGGGCAGCGTGGCAGGCACGCTGTGGTACATCAATTGGGCCGAAGGTACCAGCACCCACCTCATCAGCGGCCACAGGAGCAAG GTGAATGAGGTGGCCTTCAGCCCCAGTGAGTCCCACTGTGCCACGTGCAGTGACGACGGGAGCGTGAGGGTGTGGTCCTTGGCCAGCATGGAGCTGGTCATCCAGTTCCAGGTTCTCAACCAG AGCTGCCTCTGCCTGGCTTGGAGCCCCCCGTCCTGTGGACGCCCAGAGCAGCAACAGGTGGCAGCCGGCTACAGTGATGGCACGCTGCGTGTCTTCAGCATCTCCCGAACCGCGATGGAGCTCAAGATGCGTCCCCATCTGGCTGCGCTGACAGCTATAGCCTTCTCTGCTGACG GTCAGACCATCCTCTCTGGAGACAAGGATGGGCTTGTGGCCGTGAGCCGCCTGTGCACGGGGATGACCTTACGTGTGCTGAGTGACCAGCGGGGTGCCCCAATCTCCACCATCCAGAGCACGAGCAAGGAG GATGGAGACTTTGGGGTGGAGGGCACGGACCTGTGGCTGGCTGCCAGCGGGGACCAGCGGGTCAGCATCTGGGCCTCTGACTGGCCGCAGGGCCACTGTGAGCTCATGGACTGGCTGAGTTTCCCGGCACCCGCCCTCATGGAG GCTCCAGGCTGCCCAGTGCCCTCCCTCGCTGCCTTCTGCCCCTGGGATGGGGCGCTGCTGGTGTGCGCGGGCCTTGGCGTGCACCGGGAGGTGATCTTCTACAGCCTCCGCCACAAGCAG GTGGTGGAGAAGATCCCATTGCCTTTCTTTGCTGTGTCCCTGAGCCTGTCCCCTGGGGCCCGCCTCATGGCCATTGGCTTTGCTG AGTGTGTGCTGAGGCTGGTGGACTGCACCTCGGGGGCCGTGCAGGACTTCGCTGGCCACAACGACTCAGTGCGGCTGTGCAGGTTCACCCCGGCCGGCCGGCTGCTCTTCACGGCGGCCCACAGGGAGATCTTGGTGTGGGAGGTCACGGGGTGCTGA